From a single Brassica napus cultivar Da-Ae chromosome C9, Da-Ae, whole genome shotgun sequence genomic region:
- the LOC106433636 gene encoding glutathione S-transferase T3-like: MDYNPFTQTSNFVGLLNRQQSISFGNYEDSVEVSSSQVSTLVTDDVGERRERRKWTPTDDVVLISSWLNTSKDPVVGNEQRSSTFWKRIAAYSAASPKVARCEEREPGHCKQRWHMINDLVFKFCGSYEAATREKSSGCNENDVLKRAHEIFYNNYKKKFTLEHAWNELRNNQKWTDLSTAKNEGNSKKRNSDDGADSSSSKLLKPSVPRVLRQQRPVGRRLW; the protein is encoded by the coding sequence ATGGATTATAATCCATTTACTCAGACATCAAACTTTGTTGGGCTACTTAATAGGCAACAAAGTATTTCCTTTGGTAACTATGAAGATAGTGTCGAAGTATCTTCATCTCAAGTTTCTACTCTAGTCACGGATGATGTTGGTGAGCGCCGGGAACGAAGGAAGTGGACGCCCACTGATGATGTTGTGCTTATCAGCTCGTGGCTAAACACGAGCAAAGATCCAGTTGTTGGCAACGAGCAAAGATCAAGCACATTCTGGAAGAGAATTGCAGCCTACTCTGCCGCTAGTCCGAAGGTTGCTAGGTGTGAAGAGAGAGAGCCTGGTCACTGTAAGCAACGCTGGCACATGATCAATGACTTGGTCTTCAAGTTCTGTGGATCATATGAAGCTGCCACTAGAGAGAAAAGTAGCGGTTGCAATGAGAATGATGTGCTCAAAAGAGCTCATGAAATATTCTACAACAACTATAAGAAGAAATTTACCCTTGAGCATGCTTGGAACGAGTTGCGGAACAACCAGAAGTGGACTGACCTTTCTACTGCTAAAAACGAGGGAAACTCTAAGAAGAGGAACAGTGATGACGGTGCAGATTCATCAAGCTCCAAGCTACTGAAACCAAGCGTCCCGCGGGTGTTAAGGCAGCAAAGGCCCGTGGGAAGAAGACTATGGTAG